A genomic region of Brevinematales bacterium contains the following coding sequences:
- a CDS encoding ABC transporter substrate-binding protein: MRVPVSVVLLILLFSCGKPDQKNIPITPPERVVSLAPSLTEMMFAIGEGSRLAGVTAYCDYPPAVTNLPKVGGLSDFDIEKVAALKPGLVLASWSGNPKDKVERLESLGIHVLILKENTVADILTNLAMLAGVFGKNPADILAPMIGTLSALPASDKSPSALVVISMKPVFSASTQSFIGDVLRIAGYSNTVQSSAAYPMLSEEMIAGMDPDYLFIADDFAKEKDYFDSLVKIFHLHAKIYFIDTDTLSRPGPRIADFIAGLAALKDNQKGDE; this comes from the coding sequence ATGAGGGTTCCGGTTTCTGTCGTCCTTTTGATTCTGCTTTTTTCATGCGGTAAACCCGATCAGAAGAATATTCCTATTACACCGCCCGAACGGGTGGTCAGCCTCGCGCCGTCGCTGACTGAGATGATGTTCGCTATCGGCGAGGGCTCCCGTCTGGCGGGGGTGACCGCGTATTGCGATTACCCTCCCGCAGTCACCAATCTCCCGAAAGTCGGCGGACTGAGCGACTTCGATATCGAAAAAGTGGCGGCGCTGAAACCCGGCCTCGTGCTCGCGTCATGGTCGGGAAATCCCAAGGATAAGGTGGAACGGCTGGAGTCGCTGGGTATCCATGTGCTCATCCTGAAGGAGAACACGGTCGCGGATATCCTGACCAACCTCGCGATGCTCGCGGGGGTTTTCGGGAAAAATCCCGCCGATATACTCGCCCCTATGATCGGGACATTATCCGCCCTGCCCGCGTCCGATAAAAGTCCCTCCGCTTTGGTCGTCATATCGATGAAGCCCGTTTTCAGCGCGTCGACACAGAGCTTTATCGGGGACGTGCTCCGTATCGCGGGATACAGCAACACGGTGCAGTCATCTGCGGCATACCCGATGCTCTCCGAGGAGATGATCGCCGGGATGGACCCGGACTACCTGTTTATCGCGGACGATTTCGCGAAGGAAAAGGATTATTTCGACAGCCTCGTGAAAATTTTTCACCTGCACGCGAAGATATATTTTATCGACACCGACACCTTGTCGCGTCCCGGCCCGCGAATCGCGGATTTCATAGCAGGCTTGGCAGCGCTCAAGGATAATCAAAAGGGGGACGAATGA
- a CDS encoding bifunctional 4-hydroxy-2-oxoglutarate aldolase/2-dehydro-3-deoxy-phosphogluconate aldolase, whose protein sequence is MNSKELKELVRSERLVPILRTDSAKELEGVTRAVKESGIKVIEFTMTIPGVIDEIPALKAKFPELVFGLGTVFREEDAKAAIKNGADFIVSPIAALNLVDAVKGEDKLLMLAAFTPTEIFTVYQAGSDIIKLFPASAVNPGYIKAIRGPMPFVDILPTGGIDLIYGLQFLAAGAIAVGMGETVFNKESIKRGEFDSITAALKNARERLRAAGKK, encoded by the coding sequence ATGAATTCAAAAGAACTGAAAGAACTCGTCCGTTCGGAACGGTTGGTTCCAATTCTCCGGACGGACAGCGCGAAGGAACTCGAAGGGGTAACCCGCGCGGTTAAGGAATCCGGGATTAAGGTGATCGAGTTCACGATGACTATCCCGGGTGTGATCGACGAGATACCCGCGTTAAAGGCGAAATTCCCCGAACTGGTGTTCGGGCTGGGCACCGTGTTCCGCGAGGAAGACGCGAAGGCGGCGATTAAAAACGGCGCCGATTTCATTGTCAGCCCTATCGCCGCGCTGAATCTGGTCGATGCGGTCAAGGGCGAGGATAAACTCCTGATGCTCGCGGCGTTCACACCGACCGAGATATTTACGGTTTACCAGGCGGGTTCGGATATCATCAAACTGTTCCCCGCGAGCGCGGTCAATCCCGGGTATATCAAGGCGATCCGCGGCCCGATGCCGTTTGTGGATATACTGCCGACCGGCGGGATCGACCTGATCTACGGGCTGCAGTTCCTCGCGGCGGGCGCTATCGCTGTTGGGATGGGCGAAACGGTATTCAATAAGGAAAGCATCAAGCGCGGCGAGTTCGATTCGATTACCGCCGCGTTGAAGAACGCCCGCGAACGCCTTCGTGCGGCGGGAAAGAAATAG
- a CDS encoding alpha/beta hydrolase, with protein sequence METLRKWGASPFQVAVLHGGPGAKGDMAPVAQELSKERGVLEPMQNADTIDGLVIELAEVIDTHASKPVVLIGHSWGAWLAWIFAARHPHSVKKLILVGSGPFERRYVPMIEETRVSRLTGEEREDFLAVIKRSYKSSPAEKARIYEKFDDILIKTDNFDPITEESKEAGFDFAQYDDIWPEAAELRLSGALLDIGRGIHCPVTAIHGDYDPHPADGVKIPLSRILQKFKMILLKDCGHSPWRERAARDEFYTVIRREIAG encoded by the coding sequence ATGGAAACATTAAGAAAATGGGGCGCGAGCCCGTTCCAGGTAGCGGTATTGCACGGCGGCCCCGGCGCGAAGGGCGATATGGCTCCGGTAGCGCAGGAGCTTTCGAAGGAGCGCGGCGTGCTCGAGCCGATGCAGAACGCCGATACGATCGACGGACTGGTCATCGAACTGGCCGAGGTGATCGACACTCACGCATCGAAACCCGTCGTGCTGATCGGGCATTCTTGGGGGGCATGGCTCGCGTGGATATTCGCCGCGCGCCACCCCCACTCGGTAAAAAAACTCATCCTCGTGGGGAGCGGGCCGTTCGAGCGGCGATATGTGCCGATGATAGAGGAAACCCGTGTCAGCCGGTTGACGGGCGAAGAACGCGAGGATTTCCTCGCGGTAATCAAGCGATCCTATAAATCCTCGCCCGCGGAAAAAGCCCGCATCTACGAGAAGTTCGACGATATCCTGATCAAGACCGACAACTTCGACCCGATCACGGAAGAATCGAAGGAGGCGGGTTTCGATTTCGCGCAGTACGACGATATCTGGCCGGAGGCTGCGGAACTCCGGCTGAGCGGCGCGCTTCTCGATATCGGGCGAGGCATCCATTGCCCGGTGACCGCTATCCACGGAGATTACGACCCGCATCCCGCCGACGGAGTCAAGATACCGTTATCGCGTATCCTCCAGAAATTCAAGATGATCCTGCTGAAGGACTGCGGGCATTCCCCATGGCGGGAACGCGCCGCCCGCGACGAATTTTATACCGTCATCCGGCGCGAGATCGCGGGATAA
- a CDS encoding ATP-binding protein → MKKFSVPVKTQICDYSCTKDIWITFNHQCESLYHPINIHYPHALTVGIDKQYPYVQQVETLDEMMKAGQDVFSGDPARSDVVSMYPLDGYFNSVRCDNFFWVVIKRKEKKYTIMTGGTPEKCKLDFDDTIVVFERPLPKDALETIIPPFYKETRISYAMMDELTGLMEKHKLDAKVFGVFDHSANESSTITIKSTLNAVSMTIDLVKNKVLKYHYDKIWKIETVLHEALVNAITYGNELDYTKPVVLSYEIGYKGMRLWVRDMGDGFDVDNIAVPMGNESLDRISGRGIYIMKKFSEAFFFNKKGNEMLLFFEF, encoded by the coding sequence ATGAAAAAATTTAGTGTACCTGTCAAGACGCAGATATGTGATTATTCCTGCACTAAAGATATTTGGATAACGTTTAATCATCAATGCGAATCGCTCTATCATCCTATCAATATTCATTATCCCCACGCGTTAACGGTAGGGATCGATAAGCAATACCCTTATGTTCAGCAGGTCGAGACGCTGGATGAAATGATGAAAGCGGGGCAGGACGTGTTTTCCGGCGACCCGGCGCGTTCCGATGTCGTATCTATGTACCCTCTCGACGGATATTTCAACTCCGTCCGGTGCGACAATTTTTTCTGGGTGGTCATCAAGCGGAAAGAGAAAAAATACACGATAATGACCGGGGGCACTCCCGAGAAGTGCAAACTGGATTTTGACGATACCATCGTGGTGTTCGAACGCCCGTTACCGAAGGATGCGCTCGAGACGATTATCCCGCCGTTCTATAAGGAGACCCGGATTTCCTACGCGATGATGGACGAACTGACCGGCCTGATGGAAAAGCACAAATTGGACGCGAAGGTCTTCGGCGTATTCGATCATTCCGCGAACGAGTCCAGCACGATTACGATCAAGTCCACACTGAACGCCGTATCGATGACCATCGACCTGGTCAAGAATAAGGTGCTGAAGTACCATTACGATAAAATATGGAAGATAGAGACCGTCCTTCACGAGGCGCTCGTGAACGCGATCACCTACGGGAACGAGCTCGACTATACGAAGCCGGTCGTGCTGAGTTACGAGATCGGCTATAAGGGAATGCGCCTATGGGTGCGCGATATGGGCGACGGTTTCGATGTGGACAATATCGCGGTGCCGATGGGGAACGAGTCGCTCGACAGGATTTCCGGCCGCGGGATATATATAATGAAGAAATTTTCCGAGGCTTTCTTCTTTAATAAAAAAGGCAACGAGATGCTTTTATTTTTCGAATTTTGA
- a CDS encoding FtsW/RodA/SpoVE family cell cycle protein produces IIYLSYILAKKQSKLEDFTFGILPPLLLVAAIFFIILMQSGFSTAVLLLVVAMIMFFIGGASVKHLLSILLLSVPVLIMFIVRVAYRLDRIFAYLNPWDDPSGKGYHIIQSQQAFVNGGFLGLGLGNSIQKIKKLPTPHTDFIFSVIAEETGMLGSIILMAAFFIFFIRGMMIAVNCKDKFGQLLAFGIVSLITLHALLNMAIATGIIPTTGVSLPFISYGGSSMLMMAVGVGILLNISAQNDIRPKMQIRDLENIIDEGFSSE; encoded by the coding sequence ATTATCTACCTTTCTTATATCCTCGCGAAGAAACAGTCCAAGCTCGAGGATTTCACCTTCGGCATACTTCCCCCGCTGCTGCTGGTAGCCGCCATATTCTTTATTATCCTCATGCAGTCGGGCTTCTCGACAGCGGTGCTTCTCCTTGTGGTCGCGATGATTATGTTCTTCATCGGGGGCGCGTCGGTAAAACACCTGTTATCCATACTCCTCCTGAGCGTACCGGTCCTGATCATGTTCATCGTGCGGGTGGCGTACCGTCTCGACCGTATCTTTGCTTACCTCAACCCGTGGGATGACCCGTCGGGGAAGGGGTATCATATCATCCAGTCCCAGCAGGCGTTCGTGAACGGAGGGTTTCTCGGGCTGGGGCTAGGCAACAGTATCCAGAAGATCAAGAAACTTCCCACCCCGCATACCGATTTCATCTTTTCGGTGATAGCGGAGGAGACCGGGATGCTGGGTTCGATAATTCTGATGGCGGCGTTCTTTATCTTCTTTATCCGGGGCATGATGATCGCGGTAAACTGCAAGGATAAGTTCGGCCAGCTCCTCGCGTTCGGGATCGTTTCGCTGATAACCCTGCACGCCCTCCTCAATATGGCGATCGCCACGGGGATTATCCCGACCACCGGGGTATCGTTACCGTTCATCAGCTACGGGGGATCGTCGATGCTGATGATGGCGGTGGGGGTGGGTATCCTTTTAAACATCTCCGCGCAGAACGATATTCGCCCGAAAATGCAGATCAGGGATCTCGAAAACATCATCGATGAAGGATTTTCTTCAGAATAA
- a CDS encoding N-acetylneuraminate synthase, which produces MEPLESLFAGGEYPVVIAAEIGINHNGDPERAKRLIEAAKECGADAVKFQVYRTENFYNRALQPEGFRIFKEYELSYDAFRELKEFSERVGIGFFATPLDMESLEFLHGLSVKAVKIASSDITTEPLLHRIRELKLPAILSTGFVGMDAIERAVSILDAKKTALLYCVSKYPADKHDFDLNFIPALRERFGMPVGFSDHSLNIYFSVAAVALGARMIERHFTIDNNWPGADHAISLDQAKFSELVRAIREVESTIGPGGKKITEFERKIRGLSMRGMYAKRNIPAGSRIEKEDIALLRPGGGVPMEEYLSRIGKTVDKDIAENEKI; this is translated from the coding sequence ATGGAGCCGCTTGAGAGCCTTTTTGCCGGCGGCGAATATCCCGTAGTCATCGCGGCGGAGATCGGGATCAACCATAACGGAGACCCCGAACGCGCGAAACGCCTGATCGAGGCGGCTAAGGAATGCGGCGCGGACGCGGTAAAGTTTCAGGTATATAGAACGGAGAATTTTTATAACCGGGCGTTACAGCCCGAGGGTTTCCGGATATTCAAGGAGTACGAACTTTCGTACGACGCGTTCCGGGAACTGAAGGAATTTTCGGAAAGGGTAGGGATCGGTTTTTTTGCCACCCCGTTGGATATGGAATCGCTGGAATTCCTGCACGGGCTTTCGGTAAAAGCGGTAAAGATCGCGAGTTCGGATATTACTACCGAACCGCTTCTTCACCGTATCAGGGAACTGAAACTCCCGGCTATCCTTTCCACCGGATTTGTGGGTATGGACGCAATCGAGCGCGCCGTGTCGATACTGGACGCGAAGAAGACCGCGCTTCTCTATTGTGTTTCAAAGTATCCGGCGGATAAACACGATTTCGATTTGAATTTTATACCAGCGCTTCGGGAAAGGTTCGGAATGCCCGTGGGGTTTTCCGACCATAGCCTGAATATTTATTTTTCGGTTGCCGCGGTTGCGTTAGGCGCGCGGATGATCGAACGGCACTTTACCATCGATAATAATTGGCCGGGCGCCGATCATGCGATCTCACTGGATCAGGCGAAGTTCTCCGAACTGGTACGCGCGATCCGTGAGGTCGAAAGCACGATAGGGCCGGGCGGGAAAAAGATAACGGAATTCGAGCGAAAGATTCGCGGGCTGTCTATGCGGGGGATGTACGCCAAACGGAATATCCCGGCGGGCAGTCGGATTGAGAAGGAAGACATTGCGTTATTAAGGCCGGGCGGCGGCGTTCCTATGGAGGAATACTTGTCGCGGATCGGTAAAACTGTCGATAAGGATATCGCTGAAAATGAAAAAATTTAG
- a CDS encoding ankyrin repeat domain-containing protein: MKRVFAVFGVFLGVSLLWAEPSIWRHAECGGVDEVKAYLDAGNQVDATDEKGWTLLHHAAYGASGKMIKFLLSKGADVNKKVAPNGYKHGPIVSDFAWEWQYFGMDSAGVTAYTPLHLALMNLRNTGSFSAVKELVDGGADITIPMQFNGFGPKKMVDSPMNVLEFVLTRFTYGMGGPDQIKAAKFLYAANAKLPKKQQMKTGKYMAKPEAYLIKDVQLAIFWMIRKK; this comes from the coding sequence ATGAAAAGAGTATTCGCAGTATTCGGGGTGTTTTTAGGGGTGTCTCTGCTATGGGCGGAGCCGTCGATATGGCGGCATGCGGAGTGCGGGGGTGTGGATGAGGTTAAGGCGTATTTGGACGCCGGAAATCAGGTGGATGCCACCGACGAAAAAGGGTGGACATTGCTCCATCACGCGGCGTACGGGGCAAGCGGAAAAATGATAAAGTTCCTCCTCTCAAAAGGGGCGGACGTCAATAAGAAGGTCGCGCCGAACGGGTACAAGCACGGCCCGATTGTTAGCGATTTCGCGTGGGAATGGCAGTACTTCGGGATGGATTCCGCGGGAGTGACCGCATATACCCCTCTCCATCTCGCGCTGATGAATCTTCGAAATACGGGATCGTTTAGCGCGGTAAAGGAACTGGTTGACGGCGGGGCGGATATTACAATCCCGATGCAGTTTAACGGATTTGGGCCGAAAAAAATGGTCGATAGCCCGATGAACGTACTGGAATTCGTCCTGACCCGTTTTACCTACGGGATGGGCGGCCCCGACCAGATCAAAGCGGCTAAGTTCCTGTATGCGGCGAACGCTAAGCTCCCGAAAAAGCAGCAGATGAAGACCGGAAAGTATATGGCGAAACCGGAAGCGTATCTGATCAAGGATGTCCAATTGGCGATCTTCTGGATGATACGAAAAAAGTGA
- the carA gene encoding glutamine-hydrolyzing carbamoyl-phosphate synthase small subunit → MSKAILMLANGETFEGKAFGHTGETAGEVVFNTSMTGYQEILTDPSYKGQIVTMTYPQIGNYGVNPDDVESGKPQAAGFIVREYSKTFSNWRATGSLGSYLESNKIVGIEGIDTRKLTRILRITGAMNGILSSVDFSKESLRAKLSRVRNMVGLDLAKEVTIDTPMQWGERHPGAYHVVALDAGIKTNILRILNHRGCNITLVPASYTSAQIMALNPDGLFVSNGPGDPEPVDYAITAIRELIGQIPIFGICLGHELLALAAGGKCYKLKFGHRGANHPIKDLRSGKVEIASHNHGFAVDPDSLPDNVEITHVNINDQTVAGLSLKDAPAYSVQYHPEASPGPHDSYYLFDEFIEDMREWKTR, encoded by the coding sequence ATGTCTAAAGCTATCCTGATGCTCGCTAACGGCGAAACCTTCGAGGGGAAAGCGTTCGGGCATACCGGCGAAACCGCAGGCGAGGTCGTGTTCAACACCTCGATGACCGGATACCAGGAAATCCTCACCGACCCGTCCTACAAGGGGCAGATCGTCACGATGACCTATCCCCAGATCGGCAACTACGGTGTCAATCCCGACGATGTGGAGTCCGGCAAGCCGCAGGCTGCGGGGTTTATCGTCCGCGAGTACTCGAAGACCTTCTCGAACTGGCGCGCGACCGGGTCGCTCGGCAGCTATCTCGAGAGTAATAAAATTGTCGGCATCGAGGGAATCGACACCCGCAAGCTGACCCGTATCCTCCGTATCACCGGCGCGATGAACGGTATCCTGTCGTCGGTGGATTTCAGTAAGGAAAGCCTCCGCGCCAAACTTTCGCGCGTACGGAATATGGTCGGCCTCGACCTCGCGAAGGAAGTCACTATCGATACGCCCATGCAGTGGGGCGAACGCCATCCGGGCGCGTATCATGTGGTCGCGCTGGACGCCGGTATCAAGACCAATATCCTGCGTATCCTCAACCACCGGGGATGCAATATTACGCTTGTTCCCGCGAGTTATACGTCCGCGCAGATTATGGCGCTCAATCCCGACGGGTTATTCGTATCCAACGGCCCCGGCGACCCGGAACCGGTGGATTACGCGATCACCGCAATCCGCGAACTGATCGGGCAAATCCCCATTTTCGGGATATGTCTCGGGCATGAGCTTCTCGCGCTCGCGGCCGGCGGGAAATGCTACAAGCTGAAATTCGGGCACAGGGGCGCGAACCACCCGATCAAAGACCTCCGCTCCGGCAAGGTCGAGATCGCGTCGCATAACCACGGGTTCGCGGTCGACCCGGACAGCCTCCCCGATAATGTCGAAATCACGCATGTCAATATCAACGACCAGACGGTCGCGGGGCTCAGCCTGAAGGACGCGCCCGCGTACTCGGTGCAATACCATCCCGAAGCGTCGCCCGGCCCCCACGATTCCTACTACCTTTTCGACGAGTTTATCGAGGATATGCGGGAGTGGAAAACCCGATGA
- a CDS encoding citrate synthase (catalyzes the formation of citrate from acetyl-CoA and oxaloacetate): MKDQEIADKKGYIRGLEGVAAGETTISYVDGVNGILVYSGYNIHELAGRTSFEEVAYLLWHDHEDLPNERDLERFSHELIKNMHIPYEVVQLIKSMPDYSHPMAVLRTAVSALGCLDPSAEELSGRAFDKKAITLIARVMSIVAGMHRIKRGEPMLEPDIDRSFAENFLYMFRGTWPDEEESKAFDTLLVLHADHGFNASTFSARVTMSTLSDIYSGLTSAIGTLKGPLHGGANQKVMEMLSDIGHVDEVEEYIDSLLNEKKKIMGFGHRIYKTEDPRARHLKIWAEKLAAKRGQEKLFQIATRIEKLVMEKKGIHPNVDFYSAVVQYALDIPKEYYTTIFAASRTPGWIAHIREQLTDNRLIRPTSRYEGKLDKKWTAIGERK, translated from the coding sequence ATGAAGGATCAGGAAATCGCCGACAAAAAAGGCTACATCAGAGGTCTGGAAGGAGTCGCCGCGGGGGAAACTACCATCAGCTATGTCGATGGAGTGAACGGGATTCTGGTATACAGCGGTTATAATATCCATGAGCTCGCCGGACGTACATCGTTCGAAGAAGTCGCGTATCTCCTCTGGCACGATCATGAAGATTTACCCAATGAACGGGATTTGGAACGCTTTTCGCATGAACTGATCAAGAATATGCATATCCCGTATGAAGTAGTCCAGTTGATCAAGTCGATGCCGGACTATTCGCATCCCATGGCGGTACTGCGCACCGCGGTCTCCGCGTTGGGATGTCTCGACCCGAGCGCCGAGGAACTCAGCGGGCGCGCGTTCGATAAGAAGGCGATCACACTGATCGCGCGGGTAATGTCTATCGTCGCGGGAATGCACCGGATCAAACGCGGCGAGCCGATGCTCGAACCGGATATCGACCGGAGTTTCGCCGAAAACTTCCTCTACATGTTCCGGGGCACATGGCCCGACGAGGAAGAGTCGAAGGCGTTCGATACCCTGCTTGTCCTGCACGCCGACCACGGTTTCAACGCGTCGACGTTCTCCGCGCGCGTGACCATGTCCACTCTGTCGGACATCTATTCCGGGCTGACCTCCGCGATAGGCACATTGAAGGGCCCGCTTCACGGCGGCGCGAACCAGAAGGTGATGGAGATGCTTTCCGATATCGGGCATGTGGACGAGGTCGAAGAGTATATCGACAGCCTGCTGAACGAGAAGAAAAAGATCATGGGATTCGGACATAGAATATATAAGACGGAAGACCCGCGCGCCCGGCATTTAAAGATATGGGCGGAGAAACTCGCCGCGAAACGCGGTCAGGAGAAACTTTTCCAGATCGCCACGCGTATCGAGAAGCTGGTGATGGAAAAGAAGGGGATTCATCCCAATGTGGACTTTTACTCGGCGGTCGTCCAGTACGCGCTCGATATCCCGAAAGAGTACTATACCACTATATTCGCCGCGTCGCGCACTCCCGGATGGATCGCGCATATCCGCGAACAGCTTACCGATAACCGTCTGATCCGCCCCACTTCCCGTTATGAGGGAAAGCTCGATAAGAAGTGGACCGCCATCGGCGAACGAAAATAA
- a CDS encoding phosphoglycerate dehydrogenase — protein MKFKVLVTDKLEKEGIDILKKYKEIEVIEKDTMTPEELKVDIKNYDAIIVRSATKMKKDIIEAADNLKVISRAGVGVDNIDIPAATAKGIVVMNAPMGNTVSTAELAFALIISLARKIPFAYASMKEGKWERSKFNGIELKGKTLGVIGLGRIGTEVSKRAKAFEMNVLGFDPYLSEERAKDLGIELSDLNRIYKESDFITIHTPLTDQTRGMIGKNEFAMMKKTMRIVNAARGEIISEQALADALKEGVIAGAAVDVYAKEPPFEPRNPLLDAPNLVTVPHLGASTEEAQFNVAMESAETVANFLVHGVIVNSMNMPSINKELFEEFKVYIKLAESLGSLISQVVEGQVEEVTVSYEGDISHKDVSLLTRAALKGLFQSFMGESVNYVNAVSMSQSQGISVVEKKDPDFSSEYTNLIRMNVRTNKETMELWGCVYSSNVAKIVKFNDYFFEMKPEGIFLFIYNEDKPGVVGKIGTVLGNNSVNIAGLMLGRDTKTKIALSMVHIDSEISDKVKKELEAIDAIKKLKVIKL, from the coding sequence ATGAAATTCAAAGTGCTGGTAACCGACAAACTAGAAAAAGAAGGGATCGACATACTGAAGAAGTATAAAGAAATCGAGGTGATCGAGAAGGACACGATGACGCCCGAAGAGCTCAAGGTGGACATCAAGAACTACGACGCGATCATTGTCCGCAGCGCCACTAAGATGAAGAAAGATATCATCGAAGCGGCGGACAACCTCAAGGTGATTTCCCGCGCGGGCGTGGGCGTCGATAATATCGATATTCCCGCGGCTACCGCGAAGGGTATAGTCGTGATGAACGCGCCTATGGGCAATACGGTTTCGACCGCGGAACTCGCGTTCGCGCTGATCATCTCCCTCGCCCGTAAAATCCCGTTCGCCTACGCGTCGATGAAAGAAGGCAAATGGGAGCGCTCCAAGTTCAACGGTATCGAGCTGAAGGGGAAGACCCTCGGCGTTATCGGGCTGGGCCGTATCGGCACCGAAGTCTCGAAGCGCGCGAAGGCGTTCGAAATGAACGTGCTCGGCTTCGACCCGTACCTCTCCGAGGAGCGCGCGAAAGATTTGGGGATCGAGCTCTCCGACCTGAACCGCATCTATAAGGAAAGCGACTTTATTACTATACACACCCCGCTTACCGACCAGACCCGCGGGATGATCGGTAAGAACGAATTCGCGATGATGAAAAAGACGATGCGTATCGTCAACGCCGCGCGCGGCGAAATTATCAGCGAACAGGCGCTCGCCGACGCATTGAAGGAAGGCGTAATCGCCGGGGCGGCGGTGGACGTCTATGCCAAGGAACCCCCGTTCGAGCCGCGCAACCCGCTTCTCGACGCCCCTAATCTGGTCACCGTGCCGCATCTGGGCGCATCGACCGAAGAGGCGCAGTTCAATGTCGCGATGGAAAGCGCCGAAACAGTGGCGAATTTCCTCGTACACGGCGTGATCGTCAACTCGATGAATATGCCGTCTATCAATAAGGAACTTTTCGAGGAATTCAAGGTATATATCAAGCTTGCGGAGAGTCTGGGCTCGCTGATTTCGCAGGTGGTCGAGGGACAGGTCGAGGAAGTGACGGTGAGTTACGAGGGCGATATCTCGCATAAGGACGTATCCCTCCTGACACGCGCCGCGCTGAAGGGGCTGTTCCAGAGCTTCATGGGCGAATCGGTAAACTATGTCAACGCGGTGTCCATGTCGCAGTCGCAGGGCATCAGCGTTGTCGAGAAGAAAGACCCCGATTTCTCGAGCGAATACACGAACCTGATCCGCATGAATGTACGCACCAACAAGGAGACGATGGAGCTCTGGGGATGCGTCTACTCGAGCAATGTCGCCAAGATTGTGAAATTCAACGATTATTTCTTCGAGATGAAGCCCGAAGGTATATTCCTATTTATCTATAACGAGGACAAGCCCGGCGTGGTAGGAAAGATCGGCACCGTGCTGGGTAATAACAGCGTCAATATCGCGGGCCTGATGCTCGGCAGGGACACCAAGACGAAAATCGCGCTCTCGATGGTACATATCGATTCCGAGATCAGCGATAAGGTAAAGAAGGAACTGGAAGCGATAGACGCGATCAAGAAACTGAAAGTAATCAAGCTGTAG